The following nucleotide sequence is from Anguilla rostrata isolate EN2019 chromosome 3, ASM1855537v3, whole genome shotgun sequence.
GGCAAAAGGGAAAAGGCATTCATAGAATTATCTGCTGGACCCCAGAACAGGCGAGAGAAGGGCCAATTGATTGTAGGTAGGGTAGATGAGCACAGAGCTCCGGAGCCAAACAAGAGAGGAGTTAACCAGTCTGGCAAGGAGCAGCAGGAAGCCACCAAAGCCATTATTGATTTGTTGAAAGAAATAACAGGTTTGTACCAACTTTTCTTATCTTCAGGGTGCCAGATTCTGATTACTAAATGAGGAGGAGTCAATGAATAGTAATCGCTCACCACAGTATTTAAATCTGTCCGTGTCTCTTGTACTGATAGGATATAtaattttttgtctttgtcaGGTAATTCCATGATGTGGAACATCTTTGATGTTATCTTGAAGCCTGTCATGCCATTATTGAAAAAGTAAGAGCTGTAAAAAAGACAACCCTTCCTATATTCTGTACATATGTCTGTAGTTTTGCAGCTGTCATGCAGCTCATGTGGTCTTCCTTAAACATTTGTCTTTTGTTACCCTAGGAAGGTGAACAGCTTTTTGAATCAGATGAACCCCACTGAGCCTCAAATGGCCTCCTACATTGATTTGCTGAGGGAGAAGCAGTGGCCTGGCGGCGTGCCAGTGGTCTCAGAGCCTGCCCGAACCAAGGAGCAGAAGAGTCAAACCAAAGagagagccaatcagctcaTCAACACCAAATGTATGTGTAGCACCAGATTCTGGGCCAGTTCAAACTGGTTCCAGTTCCACTCCCAAtgtcaattcagtcaattcaaaacctacattttgggaattttttttccaattcaacagaatttcaattaatttccccAACTGATGGAATTTGAAACATGCACAACACAGCGACCTTCATGTGCACCCCATGCATCGCACTTTCCCAAAGAGAACAACAGTGCTGGGGCACTCAAAATCTATGTTATGGGGCAGcattgtagtataatggctaagcaGTTGGTCTTGCAAcattaaaggtcacaggttcgattccccggtaggacactgccgttatacccttgagcatggtacttaacctgcattgctcctgtatatatccagctgtataatttgaTACAatataagtcgctctggataagagcgtctgctaaatgcctgtaatgtaatgcattgtaatgtTTTCTAAGATATTGAAAGACATTATAGACATGACTATAAAGCCAAGCCCCTTTGTatacagaaacagaacacacagaagcACTGTAGGTGTTTAGGTGTTAACTTGAAATAATGAATGGCAATTATATCTGTCCTTGTCTACTGTTCAAAAATGAAGGGATAATCTCTAATTAATTTAGAAAACCACTCCCTCTGTTCTGTTCCATTTGGACAGTTTGGGCAGGTGTAGTAGGCTTACTGTATGTTAGGTctacatgaaatgaaaaatgctatCCCTGAATGGGAAGTTGATAGATAATGGGAAGTTGTAGATAATTCTTAGCATACTGTGCCTAATGGTCACCAATAACCATATGCTGACATACAGACGTACATCAATGGTCTCTCTTCAGGTTCAAGTTTCTTCTTAAAGAAGAATGATGTTCAGGCAGTTTTTAAGGCCTTCCAGGACACTGAAGAGAACAAGAAGCTGGTTTATGTGAGTatcaccagaaaaaaaacttttgctgACAGCTATATATTCATTCAAAACTAGTTTTTATCTctgttaaatgaacaaacattaAGTGTCAAAATATTGAAAGTATAGATTTGGATGTAGACATGGATCAATATGTTTGACttttatgttgttgttatttttcactttcttttaGATGTTGCTGTCATTTTTGTTGAGGGAGCTAATGCCTGGAGAATCAGCTCTGAATGTTAAAGCCATTGCATTTTTGAACAGTCCTGTCTTGAGTCAATCTGACAAGAAATAATATGATGTCAGAGCGATTTTTGGCGGAATAACTTTTggacttacatttaaaaacagctggGACAATTGCAATATATATGCCTTTTTTGCGGGGGGGTGAAATGAGCAAATGATGATCTTTGTACATACATTTTCTTCAGGTGTGTAAACAGTAACTATAACAGTCTTAAACTGAATgagtttttgtcatttgtagAAGTTCACAGTCATACCTCTGATGCATAAAAACCACTGCAAATTGTGTTCTGGGTTTTTTAATGTGAAGGTTATTGGATGATAATGCAGTGATTTTCTCATGGAGCAGTAAAAAGGGAAACCTTTGACATATAGTGTTACCTTCATGCAACAAACAAGTATCTCAGGCGCTGAAATAAATATGCggtatactttttaaaaatatagttGGAACTAACCAGAGAATTCTGGAGTTATTAACTAATTATATGAATTttgatgttttgtatttttttccatatgaaGACAACACTTGATATGCAAAAGATAATCACATCCTATTGACTGGATAAATGAAAGCAGAAGGTGACTAAACCTCTGTGGCATAGCTGTGGACACACTTGATTTTTTACTAAATTATGCATAAACtttgtacaaatgtctttcCACACTTTAGTGTTGTTTTGGTGCCTTTTGTAAttgatgttttgtgttttaattatttaataagaCATTTAACATAATTTTCTAAATTTCTATATTCTAAAAATGTTCTAATTGTTgctaacaattttttttgctttttgctcaGTTATCATGCTTTGGTTTGGaattatttaattgcttaacaTTAACTATCTTgcttcactaaaaaaaaaaacattggcacCATTTAGCCTCACATAAGAATCGTGCAATAAGCAAAAACTCCTGGTGAGTTTGTTTAACGTGTGACGCAATGATTGCAAAAGCAACAGCAGAATGAGCATCTTTACGTAAGAAACAAGAAGAGTGTTCGTGTAAAATGGTGATCAAAATCAAATGCTGGATATGGCTATTGTGGAGCACAAAACGGTTTTATATTGACTGTACGAAGGAGTAAACGCTGTACAATTTTTCGGATTAATAAAATTTTACCGAATCAAACAAATTGCTCGATTCACGTCATCCGTGTCTCCCCTGCATTAAACATGGTACGATCCTAAGTGTTCTGATATCCTGGCTTAGGAAATCGGCAGTCTTGACAGAAATACGAAGCTACGGTTGGGTGCTTGGTTCGCCGAAGATACTAAGAAGTGGTATTGTCTATAAGTCAGGAAGTGAGAACTTTGTTTCAGTTTAGATTTTTAATTACAACAAGATGTCAACACCAGCTAGACGGCGTTTGATGAGAGATTTTAAAAGGTAAGCGGTGGAAAAGAACCAAGTCTCTACTCGGGCATTTTGTACATGTAGAACTAACATGGCgactttttaaatattgttgctaacgcgttagctagctaacgttagctatgctTGACAGAACGCTATGTGCTAACGCCGGGAATGCGAAGGCCGCTACCACAAAGGCTGTGTTTAAAAAGTAGTCTGACTTAGATGTTGGCAAATGGCAAAAAGTTGGCAAAAAAGTATCTAAATTCCAGGAACGTATTACGTTATTTTACTAGGCTTCAAGAAGACCCTCCAGCTGGAGTTAGTGGAGCCCCATCTGAAAACAATATTATGGTCTGGAATGCAGTAATATTTGGGTAAGTAGTAGCTTGCTATCAATTGCTAGCAACACATACCAAGCTAAAGAAAGCaagttgttttttcccctcattgtGTTGggagctagttagctagctagctagctagttggcatATGTTGGCGTGCAGCTATCTATTAAGCAAtctcaatgtgacaaataaTATGGTGTAACGCTAGACTAGCTACTAACATTAGCTTGTAGCTGACATAAACTAGTCAGACAGATGTCCTACACCATTagtgaattttgtttttcagactgAATTACTTAGAAGGAACAAACGCTAATACGACGTACTTAATTGTATGACGACTTCATTTTGGCCATCATTATGAACTCTACgtcaaacatgtttttcttacGAAGGCATTAGACTACTATTCTCTCAAGTTGGTAATGTAAAGTTCTTATAACAGTAATTTGACTAGGAATGTAATTGGAATTCTTATTTTTCAAATAGCGGCTACAAATGAAACGTTTTAAccttaattttaaatggaatttacCATCAGGATGCATTTATGCTTAATGTATATGCTTAAACTTCAGGGTGAATTTACAGTAGCATATTCGAATTGACACTGGAACTATTAACGTTAATGGAACCAAGTAATATGAAGGAAGtgtctagctagctacagtTAAATGTAGATCTTACTCATGagtattaactttttttcttacatttgcaGCCCAGAGGGAACGCCATTTGAAGATGGTAAGTTTAAAAATACGGGGTGTAGTTTTATACAAAATCAAGTAAAGACCACACAACTTGCCATGGCCATCTGTGGTTGTAGTTTTGTGATTTTGATTCATACATTGTATGTATAGCAAAAAGTTACACAAATAGTTCACTGATCCTCTGCTAGACAGGTTAACCACTGGTGTTCTTCTGTATTGCGAGATGATGGAAAAACACTGGAGGTTTCCGTGAGAACAAGCCTAGCTGCTCTGGAAGAAACTGAGAGTATTGTCAGTTATTGTGTCCAGGTGGAGCtctgcattgtaaaaaaaaaaaaagatccactATGCTACCAAGTGACCTTTAATCTGCTGCATGGTTGTGTTCAGATTAAGCGGGTTGCCAGCATGAGTGGGTCGTCTGGGGCATGGTTTAGAATTGGGTCACTGCTGGGTTTTAAGGCCAAAAGCAATAGGCCATTTCCTATCTCCTTATCTAACAGTTATCTAACAATCTTAAGAGTTCCTGTCCTGTTATTCCTAAATTACTGCCAATCATTTATGACCACTTTTCAGAACGGTTAGGAAGTCTGGAATTGattactgtaaaaaataaatgcatccaCACATTGTATTAATTGTCTTTAAGTTTTgatgtatggatggatgtattTATCTAAGGATTTGGTCGGTGATGGGAGAAGTCGgtgtgttgctgctgttttttcagttttgcacgtctgtgcatttaaacattttctccaGCCCACACCGTTCATGCCATGCCGTGGGTGTTAACACTGGGAACTAGaacaaagaacataaaaatactGAGCTGCCCTGGGACTTGTATGCCTAGTGCTGTGGGTGTGTTCTCTGTACAGCAGCTACGCTGCGGAATGTTCTGAGTCTCGGTACACATTGAGGATGTATTGTATGCGCGGAAGTGCAACCTGTGCCTTGGAGTGCTCTGAGCTGATAGGGCCCCCCCTGGTGAGGTGATTAGTATTAGTTTACTGAAGACCGGTGTGGGTTTGTATTTGGCTTGGGAACAGAGCTGGTGGACTGccctgaatttgaattttgtggCAGCTGGCTGGGATGatgttatacacacacaggcacacacgcagcaGGCACCAAGGCAATCGCATTGGaaattgtggggggggggcatggaaaCTGTATGCTTGGCAAGGACTGAAAAATGCACTCACCTTGAGCCCTTTTGGTATGGCTGCCATGTCTCCTGAACAAAGTTCATATGCTTCTGTGACCACGGGGCAGTGTCCCACGAGGCAGTGGATGCGTAATTGGTGTAATATTGAACCATAGAGGGAGGATTTTAGTTGCTGAGTCTGCTGAACAGAAATGCTGTTTGGTTAGGAGTCTTTGATCTGTTGGCTCAAGCTGGGTCACCTGCAAAACCCTGGCCCAAGCGTGGCAGACGAGTTGGTGGATTACAGTTAAAATTGGCTGACTGACACATGTCAGAAGTTGTAGAGAACCTCACAAACTGTCAGGGGAATGGTGCATCAGTGGGATGAACCCACAATAATTATTTGGCcagaaatatgtaaaataaagaaatattataAATTAGATTCTGAAGTTGACACCAAGGTGTGAACGTGCTGTTCCATGCAACCGAGCATTTGCCAAAAATAGTTATAGGAGTGTGGTCTGCATCGTGCCTGAGGCATTATCATTGTGCAGAAATAAGCAAGACACTGTTCTGATATTACTGATAAAAACGAAATCTTAGGATTGCAGTGCGATTGCCAGACTCTGGCCTTTATTTTCAGATCTTTGGGCAGGGAGGGTTATGTAAATTCAGCCATGTAGTTCAAATGCACATGGATCTGCACACCAAGGTATTGTCATCAAGGAATCATGCATTTACAATGAGCTCTGTTTGGCAAATTAATATCCCATGTAAAAAGACTTGTGCATAGGGACCATTCAGTTTCAATTCGGTCTGTGAAAACTTACCTTCCTGGTGAGGCTTATAGCCTGTACTGTGAACCTGACCAGGCTGTTACACTGATGTGAATAAACAACCCAGATTACAGGGGCATGCTGTGGTAAGCCAATAGTCAGCTACTACTTGGGATGAATTGTCATATTGGGTAGGTGGTGAGGAGAGACTCGAACCTAGAGTGTCTGCACAGTCAGCAGCCTTGTGGAACCCATGCTTACTCCTGTGATCACGACCTCTGGACAGGTCTGAATATCCTGGGACCTGTGCTGTTTGAATAATCAAAAGCTCCCATTATATTTGAGAATGTCTTATGCTGATGAAGTGTGTAGGACCACCATCAGCTGTGGTGTTTCTTGGTGTCACCCTCTTATGAAGTTGGATGCAATCCAATGTTGGTCTATCTCTAGAACATCTGGAAATAGAAGTTGGTTTGCATGCTTGGTTACCTGCTGCATGGTGTTATTTGTGTACAGAACCTACCTCCGTAGCAAACTGATGGCACTAACAGTGGCCCAGATTTCAAGTGCCTACCCGGAAGGCCTGACATTGTTTTTTATAGCGACTACAAATTAGTTATTGTGCtgcatgacttttttttcttctgtttttatgtatttttttaccctttccttgttttgttttgttttccaaggAACCTTCAAGCTCACAATAGAATTCACAGAAGAATATCCAAATAAACCTCCTACAGTTCGTTTTGTTTCCAAAATGTTTCATCCAAATGGTAAGGACCTCTTGTAatcttaatttctgtttttttcccctcatttaaATTCTTCATGGAAATGTAGGTATAAAtattgtgcagtgtgtatagATTGACTCCCTCCCTTACGCATAttccatatttaaatatgtattcacaAGATGATGTAATACAGAAGATCTCTTCAAATTATTTTGGTGGTAAATGGTAATTGCATCCCCCTCTCTTAATATCAGTCTATGCAGATGGTAGTATATGTTTGGATATTCTTCAGAACCGCTGGAGTCCAACCTATGATGTTTCTTCAATCTTAACTTCTATACAGGTAGTGTATTCTTTTAACATCTTTgatttaaacattacatttgctttatttataaTGGAATTGTTTGCTTAGCACCATATTCAGATTATTCTAGAGCTTACAATCTTTCATATAGTCCATTTGCACAGTTGGATATTTGCAGATTTAACATCTTGTTCAAGGGTGTAGTGGCAGTGCCCaacctgggatttgaacttgcAATACCTCTGAAGTACCAGCCCAGTTCCCTGTCCTCTACTGCAGCCTAATTTGCACACCAATTTTAACGAGGCAGTCTGTATCAAACAGCGGGTGCATCGCTGAACCTAGGAACCAGTTATGCCTGTACGTGCTATTTTtaacttacatttttaaatagataTTTCCTGTCTTCTAGAAAAGTCGCTAAAATTCTCCTAAAATTTTTGGAAGGTTACAAAAACAAGCACCGAGTACATATCAGATACTAAATTCAAAGGACTGTTGATGTTCTCATGTTAAAAATGGTTCATAATGCTCCACAGGGACCCCATGGTGATAGGGTGTCGGTATGTTTTCATGCTTTCTAtttataatttaacattttttgattaattaattttttaaaaatgtctttcatcGTGTTAGTCTTTGCTGGACGAGCCGAACCCAAACAGCCCGGCTAACAGCCAAGCGGCCCAGCTGTACCAGGAGAACAAGAGGGAATACGAGAAGAGGGTATCTGCCATTGTGGAACAGAGCTGGCGTGATTGTTGACCTCGAGCCAGTTCTAAAAGTACGAACTGTATCCAGTCAAGAGACAACACAGAGAAGAAAAGTGATATCTCTCAAGAAGacaacaaaaagtgaaaatacacATCATGTTTTGAATTGTCATCATCCTCCTACTCGTATAAAGACATTTGTTCTGTGATCCTTGCAAGGTAGAGTGCTGTTGTGATGTTGTGGCCTCCTCACCCCTCCTATCCTTTTCACTGAATTTTCCTCCTGGAAAGATTGCACATTTATCTAAGTAAATGTACCTGGTTgtgcccagtttttttttacaatgggTGTCTCTCACATGACCTTAAAattagattaattttttttctctccaggcAGGAGTTTGACATATCATTagtctatttttaatttgaacagTTTGAAGTAGCTGCTTCAAGAGGGCTGACTGgattctggattttattttatttttttggcgaGACTGCTCAGCCCCTATGTGGCTGTTGCCAGACTACTGATTTCCTGTCATTGTGAATCATAAAtcatatttgcatttgtgtttttattgtggttCACAAGACACAACTGCTTCAtttcttgtctgtttttttgaaGTTCTCAACATACATTCAACTGATCACTGTTTCTAAGGAAGGAAGTGCAGTACCATGAACCAGTTTGGTTTATTTATGGTTATATGAATCCATTTAAATACTGCATCATGTCCTTTATTTGAAGGAAAGATTCTGGTTAACACAAGTCCATTGATGTGGCGGTTTTTACAAATCTTTGGAAAGGTGCTTTGTGAATCAGCCTTCTCCCCCTGATATCTGGTCGTGAAACTCGGGTTCAGAagaatgtatgaaaataaatagaaattgaATAGAATTGAAGGTTGTGTTTGCAGTTAACATTTTTGCATCACATGCTCCATCTTTGTTACAGCCAAGGTGCATGGTTACCTAGCTTGCTCATTTTCTTCAGTTCCATCTGTGCTGTTCCACACCCGCGTCACCCCCATTCGAAGAGCTGGAAAGTCTGTCCCAACTGCCTGAGTGTGATGCTCATGTGCTTGTTCTGGGGCAGAAGTATTGTCTGCTAAATCTTTTGGGTAGTCCTTTTTCTAATGCACATTGAGTTCCAGAGTGACAGTATAACTTTGCACTAGTAACCGGTgttaaaaaactacattttctcACTTCttgtaaataaattttaaaagttcGAAATCTTGCTGTCTTtgacaatggggggggggggagttggagattattattatttttaattattatttatcgTGTATTCCTGTTGAGTGTTTAAGTGGTTGCAAACAGTTCTGtgtgttattttctttcataaagGCTCTCTTATCCGGAGATCTCCAGACATCTTCAGTGCAGTGCCAAAATGGCAGCACAGTCATGATCAGGTGGTGCTAAAGTTGCTCAGTGTGTgtctacagaaaactgaaaGCACAAGGATTCCTAGAAATTACGGGGGGGGGAAAGCTAAACCAATTAAGTGATTGAGCTCCAGCATGTCCTATAGCATGAGATATGAGTAAGCCTTGGAAGTCACAgacaacagattttttttctattctctTGAGTGAATATGAGTTATGCATGAACCTTCTGCGATGAGTCGAACTGAGGTAGGTGTTTATATCTTACAGATTAATAAACAATTTTGGAGGCTGGCATGGTACAGCAGCcattcatttaatgtttaaCTTGCTGCATCCCCAGTACAATTTCTTAGGAAAGGCACTAGTTTCACTAACATGATAAGCTGTGAATTCAAACCTCATGCTGGTTTCATGATGCATGATTTACTGTATTTTCTGGTGCAACAGTTTTTAATCTTTGTGTATCGTCTCTTCATTTGAGtattgggatttaaaaaaatatttatggatGTATCATACTAGAGCACATTTGAATGTAATCTAGTAAATAAAGCATTCCAATGGATTTTCCTTAGCCAACAACTGCAGGCAACTTTTCGGGAAAAATGGCAACAGCAGGACTACCAGTTGTCTGATTGCTGAAACTTCGCCTGCTCGATTTTACCGCATGTGACCTATCCTCTAGCCCCAGACTGTTGTAGCATTTACTGATAGTAAACAAATGATCTATTTCACATACGGTTCGTGAATTTACACCCCTTAATTCTGTTAATGTAACGCGTTCCGACAAGTATTCACCCCGCAACAAAATCAAATTATGTTGCTCATAGCAGACAAGTCACGCGACTGTATCGAACCAATGAATTGTAAGAACCAGCGCCTGCGCATCAGCAGCGGAACTCGGCTTACGGCAAGTTTGAGGAGTCAGAGCGCGAAATTGCGGACAAGAAGCAGGTCGACGGTTGTAAATTGGCAGTAAAGACGCTGTGTACACCAGGTCTGGAGGAATACGCCAGAGGTAATAACGCATATCAAAGTAGGAGACGTCCTTCGTTGACTGTTCGCAGGTGGCTTTAACTTAGCTTTTGGGTTAGCCAGCTAAGCCCAGCTGCAATAACGTTAGTTCTAACTAATCAGTTATCTTagcttggctagctagctaacgttacagtTCAGGTGGGTCTTTTCACTAGTTAAAGTTGGCGAAGCATCAATGAGTGCGAAGATCAGGACTCAGATTCTTGGGAACTGATTGGGAACGTCTGAAAACTTCGGATATGTGGGACTGACTGGACACTTTCCACTTCGTGTATTCCTCACACATATAGGATATAGTGTTACTTACATGTAATTATTATAACTTCACTCCTGTGTGTGGGATCGGATCTCAGAAATGTTGGACGGGGGTCGGTTTGTGGAGGCTGTGGCAAGACTGGGCTACCCGGGTGCCGCTGCGCTAAAGGGCGAGGATTTTGACTGGCTGTTCGACACGCCTGAGCACCAGCAGTTCCTGCGCTTCTTCTGCAGCAGCGTGAACAAGAGCAATGTGCTCTCCCCGGAGGAGGTGCGCTCCTTCCGGGCTCTACGGGACTCCGGGAAACCCCTCCTGGACGAGGCCGAGCTCGGGGAGGCGCTCAAGGCCTGCCAGGCAACCTCGGCACAGGCCGCCTCGTCCTGCTctcagctggaggaggtggacgTGGAGCAGTTGGAGGAGGAGCTCCAGGCCCTGCGCACGGAGAAGAAGCTGAAGACGCAGAGGCTGAAGAGGCTTCAGGTCCTGGCCATCGGCCGCTCTGACACCGCCCTCCGGCTGGCGTCCCGGCAGGAGGACACTGCCCACAGGCTGAGAGACGACCTCTCCGCCCTGGGGGCCGAGAACGCCGAGACCAACGGTGCGCTGCAGGCGCTGACGGACGAGGTGAAGCGGCTGGCCTCCTTCCTCCGCGTGGAGTGCCCTCTGCAGGAGAGCGATGGGGCCGCGCCcaccccggccccgcccctagCACAGGGCCCTCCCGTCTTCCTCTCCCAGCTCTCCCTGGAGCCCTACCTGCACCAGGAGGAGCTCAACACCAAGACCCTGGCCCTCTACACGCAGAAGCAGTTCTTCACAGGCATCGCGGGCATGCTCGAGACCTCCAGCCGGGAGAACTTCCAGCTGCTGGACCTCAGCAGCTGCGCGGAGCAGGACGAGGCGGCGGCGGTGGAGGCCCGGCGGTCCGAGATGGCCCGGCTGCAGTGGGCCCACATTGTGACCCAGCATCAGCTGCTCCTGGCCCAGGCTGAGGAGCACGGGACCAGGGCCGGCATGCAGTGGATCACCCAGACCCTGCGTGGGAAGGCCAAGGTGAGGAtccagctgctgctgtctgtgtctgtacgtCACTCATcctccatcccccaccccccaaactccCACCTATCACGGTGTCATGCCTCGTTTCTTTCCCTGGTACAAGCTAGGCAGTGGACACATCCAGAATAGACAACAAAGTGAATGATAAGGAGCAATTTGCCATGCCATTACTGTGGAAtgcagtgtttttctgtgtaattggattttcctgttctctctcgtTTCATTTTCTGGTACAGCAGTGTATAGGTTAAATAAACTTGGCAATAATGGCTCTaatccccccttcctctcccgtTAGCCGTGTGGGTCGGCACAGGCTCTTCAGGCCCGGGAGGTGGGCTttcagcaggagctgcaggcgGTTGGGGGCGAGCTGGAGGCCCTGCTGCGCGAGGCCGTCCCAGCAGCCCTCAGGGGGAGCGCGCGGCTGCTCAACGTGCCGGTGGTGCGCGGCGACTTCGAGCTGCAGCTGGCGCGGCAGGAGTACTACACGTCCCGGCAGGATCACGTGTGCGCCTGCCTGCTGCGGCAGAAGGCCTCCTTCGAGCTGCTGCGCCTGGcccaggagctggagctgcGGCAGGGGAGAGCGCTGCTGGgcctgctggagga
It contains:
- the ube2a gene encoding ubiquitin-conjugating enzyme E2 A, with protein sequence MSTPARRRLMRDFKRLQEDPPAGVSGAPSENNIMVWNAVIFGPEGTPFEDGTFKLTIEFTEEYPNKPPTVRFVSKMFHPNVYADGSICLDILQNRWSPTYDVSSILTSIQSLLDEPNPNSPANSQAAQLYQENKREYEKRVSAIVEQSWRDC
- the haus3 gene encoding HAUS augmin-like complex subunit 3 isoform X2; this translates as MLDGGRFVEAVARLGYPGAAALKGEDFDWLFDTPEHQQFLRFFCSSVNKSNVLSPEEVRSFRALRDSGKPLLDEAELGEALKACQATSAQAASSCSQLEEVDVEQLEEELQALRTEKKLKTQRLKRLQVLAIGRSDTALRLASRQEDTAHRLRDDLSALGAENAETNGALQALTDEVKRLASFLRVECPLQESDGAAPTPAPPLAQGPPVFLSQLSLEPYLHQEELNTKTLALYTQKQFFTGIAGMLETSSRENFQLLDLSSCAEQDEAAAVEARRSEMARLQWAHIVTQHQLLLAQAEEHGTRAGMQWITQTLRGKAKPCGSAQALQAREVGFQQELQAVGGELEALLREAVPAALRGSARLLNVPVVRGDFELQLARQEYYTSRQDHVCACLLRQKASFELLRLAQELELRQGRALLGLLEELSGRLESASASLRQRLHVFSQPELGLAHASQPCTVIGTKDTAFSRLYKALERDSEAAGARDEPFRTFEGLERAAQALQEELRSVREALGGAIREQAFEAASLEADCDLLRGAAYSGLQQLVLTPQELRGHLQDLEAELSSLNNLMKDIVGEIRGKRAQLERSRTLKKERDLYIYFHLDDRLLKRVVQDLESSVCGKGERS
- the haus3 gene encoding HAUS augmin-like complex subunit 3 isoform X1, with product MLDGGRFVEAVARLGYPGAAALKGEDFDWLFDTPEHQQFLRFFCSSVNKSNVLSPEEVRSFRALRDSGKPLLDEAELGEALKACQATSAQAASSCSQLEEVDVEQLEEELQALRTEKKLKTQRLKRLQVLAIGRSDTALRLASRQEDTAHRLRDDLSALGAENAETNGALQALTDEVKRLASFLRVECPLQESDGAAPTPAPPLAQGPPVFLSQLSLEPYLHQEELNTKTLALYTQKQFFTGIAGMLETSSRENFQLLDLSSCAEQDEAAAVEARRSEMARLQWAHIVTQHQLLLAQAEEHGTRAGMQWITQTLRGKAKPCGSAQALQAREVGFQQELQAVGGELEALLREAVPAALRGSARLLNVPVVRGDFELQLARQEYYTSRQDHVCACLLRQKASFELLRLAQELELRQGRALLGLLEELSGRLESASASLRQRLHVFSQPELGLAHASQPCTVIGTKDTAFSRLYKALERDSEAAGARDEPFRTFEGLERAAQALQEELRSVREALGGAIREQAFEAASLEADCDLLRGAAYSGLQQLVLTPQVCATPNRELCPNSQELRGHLQDLEAELSSLNNLMKDIVGEIRGKRAQLERSRTLKKERDLYIYFHLDDRLLKRVVQDLESSVCGKGERS